Proteins encoded within one genomic window of Elephas maximus indicus isolate mEleMax1 chromosome 21, mEleMax1 primary haplotype, whole genome shotgun sequence:
- the STOX2 gene encoding storkhead-box protein 2 isoform X3 encodes MEPVQKGSGDVSPISMSPISQSQFIPLGEILCLAISAMNSARKPVTQEALMEHLTTCFPGVPTPSQEILRHTLNTLVRERKIYPTPDGYFIVTPQTYFITPSLIRTNSKWYHLDERIPDRSQCTSPQAGTLTPSASGCVRERTLPRNHCDSCHCCREDMHSMQASTLQRKPAKDCKDPYCPPSLCQVPPTEKSKSTVNFSYKTETLSKPKDTEKQSKKFGLKLFRLSFKKDKTKQLANFSAQFPPEEWPLRDEDMPTTIPREVEMEIIRRINPDLTVENVMRHTALMKKLEEEKAHRSKAGSSAHHSGRSKKSRTHRKSHGKSRSHSKTRVSKGDPSDGSRLDIPGEREYEFCDPLARAPREGCFVIEHKGDNFIMHSSTNMIESHFPMTPEWDVSGELAKRRTEMPFPEPSRGSSHSKVHRSHSHTQDRRSRNERSSKAKERSRSMENSKGPLGTPEDAAEGCSQDNQMPSQSYADDSTLRPAQTATHQRAHLPSTSYKEVCIPEIVSGSKEPSSACSLLEQGKPLESFPSYGELNSCPTKAATDDYFQCNTSSETVLTAPSPLGKNKEDHDTLTLAEGVKKLPLSDRQAPHSSREPVGHKEESPKGPGGGPAASGSVAEGIANGRLIQHHSAELSSLDKRKEIFSKDTLFKPLHSTLSVNSYHKSSLSLLKSHPKTPADTLPGRCEKPEPSLGPSAAQALPASQRQQESAGNQEASFDYYNVSDDDDSEDGANKNTEEEKNRDDVGTMQWLLEREKERDLQRKFEKNLTLLAPKETDSSSSQRATHSARLDSMDSSSITVDSGFNSPRTRESLASNTSSIVESNRRQNPALSPAHGGAGPAFNFRASTDPPTNEAEKLQKPSNCLQASVTSV; translated from the exons GTGTTCCAACTCCAAGCCAAGAAATCCTACGGCACACCCTGAACACGCTGGTACGGGAGAGGAAAATCTACCCAACTCCAGATGGCTATTTCATTGTGACCCCACAGACGTATTTCATAACTCCTTCCCTCATAAGAACTAACAGTAAATGGTACCATTTGGATGAGAGGATACCTGACAGGTCTCAGTGTACCTCTCCACAAGCCGGAACCCTAACGCCCTCTGCCTCAGGCTGTGTCAGGGAAAGAACCTTGCCCAGAAACCACTGCGACTCTTGCCATTGCTGTAGAGAAGACATGCACAGCATGCAGGCGTCCACTCTGCAGAGGAAGCCCGCCAAGGACTGCAAAGACCCCTACTGCCCTCCTTCGCTATGTCAGGTGCCACCCACTGAAAAGAGCAAAAGTACTGTAAATTTTTCTTACAAGACAGAAACTCTCTCAAAGCCTAAAGATACCGAAAAACAGTCAAAGAAATTTGGCTTGAAGTTATTCCGGCTAAGTTTTAAAAAGGACAAGACCAAACAGCTGGCCAATTTTTCTGCCCAGTTTCCTCCTGAAGAGTGGCCCTTAAGAGATGAGGACATGCCGACGACCATCCCGAGGGAGGTGGAAATGGAGATTATCAGACGCATTAACCCAGACTTGACTGTGGAGAATGTCATGAGGCACACTGCACTAATGAAGAAACTTGAAGAAGAAAAAGCACACAGGAGTAAAGCTGGGTCCTCTGCCCACCACAGCGGGCGAAGTAAAAAGAGTAGGACTCATCGGAAGTCCCACGGAAAATCTCGGTCACACAGCAAGACACGCGTGTCTAAAGGAGACCCTTCAGATGGCTCTCGTCTGGATATCCCAGGAGAAAGAGAGTATGAGTTTTGTGACCCTCTtgccagggcacccagggagggcTGCTTCGTCATTGAACACAAAGGAGATAACTTTATCATGCACAGCAGCACAAACATGATTGAGTCCCATTTTCCCATGACGCCAGAATGGGATGTATCCGGTGAACTGGCCAAAAGGAGGACTGAGATGCCTTTTCCTGAACCTTCCAGGGGAAGCTCCCACTCTAAAGTACATCGAAGCCACAGCCATACCCAGGACCGAAGGTCCAGGAATGAGAGATCCAGCAAAGCCAAGGAGAGGTCCAGATCAATGGAAAACTCCAAAGGCCCTCTGGGGACACCTGAAGACGCGGCTGAAGGCTGCAGCCAAGACAACCAAATGCCCAGCCAATCCTACGCGGACGACAGTACCTTAAGGCCTGCACAGACTGCCACTCATCAAAGGGCTCACCTTCCATCCACAAGCTATAAAGAGGTGTGTATTCCAGAAATAGTCAGTGGCAGCAAGGAACCTTCCAGTGCTTGTAGCCTTTTGGAGCAAGGCAAACCACTAGAGAGTTTTCCATCCTATGGTGAACTCAACTCTTGTCCGACAAAGGCGGCCACAGACGACTATTTCCAGTGCAACACCTCAAGCGAGACCGTGCTCACGGCACCATCACCCCTGgggaagaataaggaagaccatgaCACACTGACCCTGGCGGAAGGGGTGAAGAAGCTGCCTCTGTCTGATCGGCAGGCCCCCCATTCCTCTAGGGAGCCTGTGGGGCACAAGGAGGAGTCACCAAAGGGGCCAGGTGGAGGCCCAGCAGCTTCAGGCTCAGTGGCTGAAGGGATTGCCAATGGGCGCCTCATCCAGCACCACAGTGCGGAGCTCAGCAGCCTGGACAAGAGGAAAGAGATATTCAGCAAAGACACACTGTTCAAACCTCTTCACAGCACCCTTTCTGTAAACAGCTATCACAAATCCAGCCTGTCCCTCCTCAAATCTCACCCGAAGACACCTGCTGACACACTGCCAGGCCGATGTGAGAAACCCGAGCCGTCCCTGGGGCCCTCAGCCGCACAGGCCCTGCCGGCCTCCCAGCGCCAGCAGGAGTCAGCAGGCAACCAGGAAGCCTCTTTTGACTACTACAATGTCTCTGATGACGACGACTCTGAGGATGGGGCAAACAAAAACACCGAGGAGGAGAAGAACAGAGATGACGTGGGCACCATGCAGTGGCTCCTGGAACGGGAGAAGGAAAGGGACTTGCAGAGGAAATTTGAGAAAAACCTCACCCTCCTGGCCCCGAAAGAAACcgacagcagcagcagccagaGAGCCACTCACTCAGCACGGCTGGACAGCAtggacagcagcagcatcacTGTGGACAGCGGGTTCAACTCCCCACG tactCGAGAGAGCCTGGCTTCCAACACTTCCAGCATTGTTGAAAGTAACCGACGGCAGAATCCTGCTTTGAGTCCGGCCCATGGTGGAGCTGGCCCAGCCTTCAACTTCCGAGCAAGTACGGACCCCCCAACAAATGAAGCTGAGAAATTACAGAAACCTTCCAACTGCTTGCAAGCTTCTGTTACTAGTGTGTGA
- the STOX2 gene encoding storkhead-box protein 2 isoform X4 — translation MSPISQSQFIPLGEILCLAISAMNSARKPVTQEALMEHLTTCFPGVPTPSQEILRHTLNTLVRERKIYPTPDGYFIVTPQTYFITPSLIRTNSKWYHLDERIPDRSQCTSPQAGTLTPSASGCVRERTLPRNHCDSCHCCREDMHSMQASTLQRKPAKDCKDPYCPPSLCQVPPTEKSKSTVNFSYKTETLSKPKDTEKQSKKFGLKLFRLSFKKDKTKQLANFSAQFPPEEWPLRDEDMPTTIPREVEMEIIRRINPDLTVENVMRHTALMKKLEEEKAHRSKAGSSAHHSGRSKKSRTHRKSHGKSRSHSKTRVSKGDPSDGSRLDIPGEREYEFCDPLARAPREGCFVIEHKGDNFIMHSSTNMIESHFPMTPEWDVSGELAKRRTEMPFPEPSRGSSHSKVHRSHSHTQDRRSRNERSSKAKERSRSMENSKGPLGTPEDAAEGCSQDNQMPSQSYADDSTLRPAQTATHQRAHLPSTSYKEVCIPEIVSGSKEPSSACSLLEQGKPLESFPSYGELNSCPTKAATDDYFQCNTSSETVLTAPSPLGKNKEDHDTLTLAEGVKKLPLSDRQAPHSSREPVGHKEESPKGPGGGPAASGSVAEGIANGRLIQHHSAELSSLDKRKEIFSKDTLFKPLHSTLSVNSYHKSSLSLLKSHPKTPADTLPGRCEKPEPSLGPSAAQALPASQRQQESAGNQEASFDYYNVSDDDDSEDGANKNTEEEKNRDDVGTMQWLLEREKERDLQRKFEKNLTLLAPKETDSSSSQRATHSARLDSMDSSSITVDSGFNSPRTRESLASNTSSIVESNRRQNPALSPAHGGAGPAFNFRASTDPPTNEAEKLQKPSNCLQASVTSV, via the exons GTGTTCCAACTCCAAGCCAAGAAATCCTACGGCACACCCTGAACACGCTGGTACGGGAGAGGAAAATCTACCCAACTCCAGATGGCTATTTCATTGTGACCCCACAGACGTATTTCATAACTCCTTCCCTCATAAGAACTAACAGTAAATGGTACCATTTGGATGAGAGGATACCTGACAGGTCTCAGTGTACCTCTCCACAAGCCGGAACCCTAACGCCCTCTGCCTCAGGCTGTGTCAGGGAAAGAACCTTGCCCAGAAACCACTGCGACTCTTGCCATTGCTGTAGAGAAGACATGCACAGCATGCAGGCGTCCACTCTGCAGAGGAAGCCCGCCAAGGACTGCAAAGACCCCTACTGCCCTCCTTCGCTATGTCAGGTGCCACCCACTGAAAAGAGCAAAAGTACTGTAAATTTTTCTTACAAGACAGAAACTCTCTCAAAGCCTAAAGATACCGAAAAACAGTCAAAGAAATTTGGCTTGAAGTTATTCCGGCTAAGTTTTAAAAAGGACAAGACCAAACAGCTGGCCAATTTTTCTGCCCAGTTTCCTCCTGAAGAGTGGCCCTTAAGAGATGAGGACATGCCGACGACCATCCCGAGGGAGGTGGAAATGGAGATTATCAGACGCATTAACCCAGACTTGACTGTGGAGAATGTCATGAGGCACACTGCACTAATGAAGAAACTTGAAGAAGAAAAAGCACACAGGAGTAAAGCTGGGTCCTCTGCCCACCACAGCGGGCGAAGTAAAAAGAGTAGGACTCATCGGAAGTCCCACGGAAAATCTCGGTCACACAGCAAGACACGCGTGTCTAAAGGAGACCCTTCAGATGGCTCTCGTCTGGATATCCCAGGAGAAAGAGAGTATGAGTTTTGTGACCCTCTtgccagggcacccagggagggcTGCTTCGTCATTGAACACAAAGGAGATAACTTTATCATGCACAGCAGCACAAACATGATTGAGTCCCATTTTCCCATGACGCCAGAATGGGATGTATCCGGTGAACTGGCCAAAAGGAGGACTGAGATGCCTTTTCCTGAACCTTCCAGGGGAAGCTCCCACTCTAAAGTACATCGAAGCCACAGCCATACCCAGGACCGAAGGTCCAGGAATGAGAGATCCAGCAAAGCCAAGGAGAGGTCCAGATCAATGGAAAACTCCAAAGGCCCTCTGGGGACACCTGAAGACGCGGCTGAAGGCTGCAGCCAAGACAACCAAATGCCCAGCCAATCCTACGCGGACGACAGTACCTTAAGGCCTGCACAGACTGCCACTCATCAAAGGGCTCACCTTCCATCCACAAGCTATAAAGAGGTGTGTATTCCAGAAATAGTCAGTGGCAGCAAGGAACCTTCCAGTGCTTGTAGCCTTTTGGAGCAAGGCAAACCACTAGAGAGTTTTCCATCCTATGGTGAACTCAACTCTTGTCCGACAAAGGCGGCCACAGACGACTATTTCCAGTGCAACACCTCAAGCGAGACCGTGCTCACGGCACCATCACCCCTGgggaagaataaggaagaccatgaCACACTGACCCTGGCGGAAGGGGTGAAGAAGCTGCCTCTGTCTGATCGGCAGGCCCCCCATTCCTCTAGGGAGCCTGTGGGGCACAAGGAGGAGTCACCAAAGGGGCCAGGTGGAGGCCCAGCAGCTTCAGGCTCAGTGGCTGAAGGGATTGCCAATGGGCGCCTCATCCAGCACCACAGTGCGGAGCTCAGCAGCCTGGACAAGAGGAAAGAGATATTCAGCAAAGACACACTGTTCAAACCTCTTCACAGCACCCTTTCTGTAAACAGCTATCACAAATCCAGCCTGTCCCTCCTCAAATCTCACCCGAAGACACCTGCTGACACACTGCCAGGCCGATGTGAGAAACCCGAGCCGTCCCTGGGGCCCTCAGCCGCACAGGCCCTGCCGGCCTCCCAGCGCCAGCAGGAGTCAGCAGGCAACCAGGAAGCCTCTTTTGACTACTACAATGTCTCTGATGACGACGACTCTGAGGATGGGGCAAACAAAAACACCGAGGAGGAGAAGAACAGAGATGACGTGGGCACCATGCAGTGGCTCCTGGAACGGGAGAAGGAAAGGGACTTGCAGAGGAAATTTGAGAAAAACCTCACCCTCCTGGCCCCGAAAGAAACcgacagcagcagcagccagaGAGCCACTCACTCAGCACGGCTGGACAGCAtggacagcagcagcatcacTGTGGACAGCGGGTTCAACTCCCCACG tactCGAGAGAGCCTGGCTTCCAACACTTCCAGCATTGTTGAAAGTAACCGACGGCAGAATCCTGCTTTGAGTCCGGCCCATGGTGGAGCTGGCCCAGCCTTCAACTTCCGAGCAAGTACGGACCCCCCAACAAATGAAGCTGAGAAATTACAGAAACCTTCCAACTGCTTGCAAGCTTCTGTTACTAGTGTGTGA
- the STOX2 gene encoding storkhead-box protein 2 isoform X2, translated as MRPSECLRLSSSPGDVSPISMSPISQSQFIPLGEILCLAISAMNSARKPVTQEALMEHLTTCFPGVPTPSQEILRHTLNTLVRERKIYPTPDGYFIVTPQTYFITPSLIRTNSKWYHLDERIPDRSQCTSPQAGTLTPSASGCVRERTLPRNHCDSCHCCREDMHSMQASTLQRKPAKDCKDPYCPPSLCQVPPTEKSKSTVNFSYKTETLSKPKDTEKQSKKFGLKLFRLSFKKDKTKQLANFSAQFPPEEWPLRDEDMPTTIPREVEMEIIRRINPDLTVENVMRHTALMKKLEEEKAHRSKAGSSAHHSGRSKKSRTHRKSHGKSRSHSKTRVSKGDPSDGSRLDIPGEREYEFCDPLARAPREGCFVIEHKGDNFIMHSSTNMIESHFPMTPEWDVSGELAKRRTEMPFPEPSRGSSHSKVHRSHSHTQDRRSRNERSSKAKERSRSMENSKGPLGTPEDAAEGCSQDNQMPSQSYADDSTLRPAQTATHQRAHLPSTSYKEVCIPEIVSGSKEPSSACSLLEQGKPLESFPSYGELNSCPTKAATDDYFQCNTSSETVLTAPSPLGKNKEDHDTLTLAEGVKKLPLSDRQAPHSSREPVGHKEESPKGPGGGPAASGSVAEGIANGRLIQHHSAELSSLDKRKEIFSKDTLFKPLHSTLSVNSYHKSSLSLLKSHPKTPADTLPGRCEKPEPSLGPSAAQALPASQRQQESAGNQEASFDYYNVSDDDDSEDGANKNTEEEKNRDDVGTMQWLLEREKERDLQRKFEKNLTLLAPKETDSSSSQRATHSARLDSMDSSSITVDSGFNSPRTRESLASNTSSIVESNRRQNPALSPAHGGAGPAFNFRASTDPPTNEAEKLQKPSNCLQASVTSV; from the exons GTGTTCCAACTCCAAGCCAAGAAATCCTACGGCACACCCTGAACACGCTGGTACGGGAGAGGAAAATCTACCCAACTCCAGATGGCTATTTCATTGTGACCCCACAGACGTATTTCATAACTCCTTCCCTCATAAGAACTAACAGTAAATGGTACCATTTGGATGAGAGGATACCTGACAGGTCTCAGTGTACCTCTCCACAAGCCGGAACCCTAACGCCCTCTGCCTCAGGCTGTGTCAGGGAAAGAACCTTGCCCAGAAACCACTGCGACTCTTGCCATTGCTGTAGAGAAGACATGCACAGCATGCAGGCGTCCACTCTGCAGAGGAAGCCCGCCAAGGACTGCAAAGACCCCTACTGCCCTCCTTCGCTATGTCAGGTGCCACCCACTGAAAAGAGCAAAAGTACTGTAAATTTTTCTTACAAGACAGAAACTCTCTCAAAGCCTAAAGATACCGAAAAACAGTCAAAGAAATTTGGCTTGAAGTTATTCCGGCTAAGTTTTAAAAAGGACAAGACCAAACAGCTGGCCAATTTTTCTGCCCAGTTTCCTCCTGAAGAGTGGCCCTTAAGAGATGAGGACATGCCGACGACCATCCCGAGGGAGGTGGAAATGGAGATTATCAGACGCATTAACCCAGACTTGACTGTGGAGAATGTCATGAGGCACACTGCACTAATGAAGAAACTTGAAGAAGAAAAAGCACACAGGAGTAAAGCTGGGTCCTCTGCCCACCACAGCGGGCGAAGTAAAAAGAGTAGGACTCATCGGAAGTCCCACGGAAAATCTCGGTCACACAGCAAGACACGCGTGTCTAAAGGAGACCCTTCAGATGGCTCTCGTCTGGATATCCCAGGAGAAAGAGAGTATGAGTTTTGTGACCCTCTtgccagggcacccagggagggcTGCTTCGTCATTGAACACAAAGGAGATAACTTTATCATGCACAGCAGCACAAACATGATTGAGTCCCATTTTCCCATGACGCCAGAATGGGATGTATCCGGTGAACTGGCCAAAAGGAGGACTGAGATGCCTTTTCCTGAACCTTCCAGGGGAAGCTCCCACTCTAAAGTACATCGAAGCCACAGCCATACCCAGGACCGAAGGTCCAGGAATGAGAGATCCAGCAAAGCCAAGGAGAGGTCCAGATCAATGGAAAACTCCAAAGGCCCTCTGGGGACACCTGAAGACGCGGCTGAAGGCTGCAGCCAAGACAACCAAATGCCCAGCCAATCCTACGCGGACGACAGTACCTTAAGGCCTGCACAGACTGCCACTCATCAAAGGGCTCACCTTCCATCCACAAGCTATAAAGAGGTGTGTATTCCAGAAATAGTCAGTGGCAGCAAGGAACCTTCCAGTGCTTGTAGCCTTTTGGAGCAAGGCAAACCACTAGAGAGTTTTCCATCCTATGGTGAACTCAACTCTTGTCCGACAAAGGCGGCCACAGACGACTATTTCCAGTGCAACACCTCAAGCGAGACCGTGCTCACGGCACCATCACCCCTGgggaagaataaggaagaccatgaCACACTGACCCTGGCGGAAGGGGTGAAGAAGCTGCCTCTGTCTGATCGGCAGGCCCCCCATTCCTCTAGGGAGCCTGTGGGGCACAAGGAGGAGTCACCAAAGGGGCCAGGTGGAGGCCCAGCAGCTTCAGGCTCAGTGGCTGAAGGGATTGCCAATGGGCGCCTCATCCAGCACCACAGTGCGGAGCTCAGCAGCCTGGACAAGAGGAAAGAGATATTCAGCAAAGACACACTGTTCAAACCTCTTCACAGCACCCTTTCTGTAAACAGCTATCACAAATCCAGCCTGTCCCTCCTCAAATCTCACCCGAAGACACCTGCTGACACACTGCCAGGCCGATGTGAGAAACCCGAGCCGTCCCTGGGGCCCTCAGCCGCACAGGCCCTGCCGGCCTCCCAGCGCCAGCAGGAGTCAGCAGGCAACCAGGAAGCCTCTTTTGACTACTACAATGTCTCTGATGACGACGACTCTGAGGATGGGGCAAACAAAAACACCGAGGAGGAGAAGAACAGAGATGACGTGGGCACCATGCAGTGGCTCCTGGAACGGGAGAAGGAAAGGGACTTGCAGAGGAAATTTGAGAAAAACCTCACCCTCCTGGCCCCGAAAGAAACcgacagcagcagcagccagaGAGCCACTCACTCAGCACGGCTGGACAGCAtggacagcagcagcatcacTGTGGACAGCGGGTTCAACTCCCCACG tactCGAGAGAGCCTGGCTTCCAACACTTCCAGCATTGTTGAAAGTAACCGACGGCAGAATCCTGCTTTGAGTCCGGCCCATGGTGGAGCTGGCCCAGCCTTCAACTTCCGAGCAAGTACGGACCCCCCAACAAATGAAGCTGAGAAATTACAGAAACCTTCCAACTGCTTGCAAGCTTCTGTTACTAGTGTGTGA
- the STOX2 gene encoding storkhead-box protein 2 isoform X1, which yields MRLLMNHSLRNCLSAGDVSPISMSPISQSQFIPLGEILCLAISAMNSARKPVTQEALMEHLTTCFPGVPTPSQEILRHTLNTLVRERKIYPTPDGYFIVTPQTYFITPSLIRTNSKWYHLDERIPDRSQCTSPQAGTLTPSASGCVRERTLPRNHCDSCHCCREDMHSMQASTLQRKPAKDCKDPYCPPSLCQVPPTEKSKSTVNFSYKTETLSKPKDTEKQSKKFGLKLFRLSFKKDKTKQLANFSAQFPPEEWPLRDEDMPTTIPREVEMEIIRRINPDLTVENVMRHTALMKKLEEEKAHRSKAGSSAHHSGRSKKSRTHRKSHGKSRSHSKTRVSKGDPSDGSRLDIPGEREYEFCDPLARAPREGCFVIEHKGDNFIMHSSTNMIESHFPMTPEWDVSGELAKRRTEMPFPEPSRGSSHSKVHRSHSHTQDRRSRNERSSKAKERSRSMENSKGPLGTPEDAAEGCSQDNQMPSQSYADDSTLRPAQTATHQRAHLPSTSYKEVCIPEIVSGSKEPSSACSLLEQGKPLESFPSYGELNSCPTKAATDDYFQCNTSSETVLTAPSPLGKNKEDHDTLTLAEGVKKLPLSDRQAPHSSREPVGHKEESPKGPGGGPAASGSVAEGIANGRLIQHHSAELSSLDKRKEIFSKDTLFKPLHSTLSVNSYHKSSLSLLKSHPKTPADTLPGRCEKPEPSLGPSAAQALPASQRQQESAGNQEASFDYYNVSDDDDSEDGANKNTEEEKNRDDVGTMQWLLEREKERDLQRKFEKNLTLLAPKETDSSSSQRATHSARLDSMDSSSITVDSGFNSPRTRESLASNTSSIVESNRRQNPALSPAHGGAGPAFNFRASTDPPTNEAEKLQKPSNCLQASVTSV from the exons GTGTTCCAACTCCAAGCCAAGAAATCCTACGGCACACCCTGAACACGCTGGTACGGGAGAGGAAAATCTACCCAACTCCAGATGGCTATTTCATTGTGACCCCACAGACGTATTTCATAACTCCTTCCCTCATAAGAACTAACAGTAAATGGTACCATTTGGATGAGAGGATACCTGACAGGTCTCAGTGTACCTCTCCACAAGCCGGAACCCTAACGCCCTCTGCCTCAGGCTGTGTCAGGGAAAGAACCTTGCCCAGAAACCACTGCGACTCTTGCCATTGCTGTAGAGAAGACATGCACAGCATGCAGGCGTCCACTCTGCAGAGGAAGCCCGCCAAGGACTGCAAAGACCCCTACTGCCCTCCTTCGCTATGTCAGGTGCCACCCACTGAAAAGAGCAAAAGTACTGTAAATTTTTCTTACAAGACAGAAACTCTCTCAAAGCCTAAAGATACCGAAAAACAGTCAAAGAAATTTGGCTTGAAGTTATTCCGGCTAAGTTTTAAAAAGGACAAGACCAAACAGCTGGCCAATTTTTCTGCCCAGTTTCCTCCTGAAGAGTGGCCCTTAAGAGATGAGGACATGCCGACGACCATCCCGAGGGAGGTGGAAATGGAGATTATCAGACGCATTAACCCAGACTTGACTGTGGAGAATGTCATGAGGCACACTGCACTAATGAAGAAACTTGAAGAAGAAAAAGCACACAGGAGTAAAGCTGGGTCCTCTGCCCACCACAGCGGGCGAAGTAAAAAGAGTAGGACTCATCGGAAGTCCCACGGAAAATCTCGGTCACACAGCAAGACACGCGTGTCTAAAGGAGACCCTTCAGATGGCTCTCGTCTGGATATCCCAGGAGAAAGAGAGTATGAGTTTTGTGACCCTCTtgccagggcacccagggagggcTGCTTCGTCATTGAACACAAAGGAGATAACTTTATCATGCACAGCAGCACAAACATGATTGAGTCCCATTTTCCCATGACGCCAGAATGGGATGTATCCGGTGAACTGGCCAAAAGGAGGACTGAGATGCCTTTTCCTGAACCTTCCAGGGGAAGCTCCCACTCTAAAGTACATCGAAGCCACAGCCATACCCAGGACCGAAGGTCCAGGAATGAGAGATCCAGCAAAGCCAAGGAGAGGTCCAGATCAATGGAAAACTCCAAAGGCCCTCTGGGGACACCTGAAGACGCGGCTGAAGGCTGCAGCCAAGACAACCAAATGCCCAGCCAATCCTACGCGGACGACAGTACCTTAAGGCCTGCACAGACTGCCACTCATCAAAGGGCTCACCTTCCATCCACAAGCTATAAAGAGGTGTGTATTCCAGAAATAGTCAGTGGCAGCAAGGAACCTTCCAGTGCTTGTAGCCTTTTGGAGCAAGGCAAACCACTAGAGAGTTTTCCATCCTATGGTGAACTCAACTCTTGTCCGACAAAGGCGGCCACAGACGACTATTTCCAGTGCAACACCTCAAGCGAGACCGTGCTCACGGCACCATCACCCCTGgggaagaataaggaagaccatgaCACACTGACCCTGGCGGAAGGGGTGAAGAAGCTGCCTCTGTCTGATCGGCAGGCCCCCCATTCCTCTAGGGAGCCTGTGGGGCACAAGGAGGAGTCACCAAAGGGGCCAGGTGGAGGCCCAGCAGCTTCAGGCTCAGTGGCTGAAGGGATTGCCAATGGGCGCCTCATCCAGCACCACAGTGCGGAGCTCAGCAGCCTGGACAAGAGGAAAGAGATATTCAGCAAAGACACACTGTTCAAACCTCTTCACAGCACCCTTTCTGTAAACAGCTATCACAAATCCAGCCTGTCCCTCCTCAAATCTCACCCGAAGACACCTGCTGACACACTGCCAGGCCGATGTGAGAAACCCGAGCCGTCCCTGGGGCCCTCAGCCGCACAGGCCCTGCCGGCCTCCCAGCGCCAGCAGGAGTCAGCAGGCAACCAGGAAGCCTCTTTTGACTACTACAATGTCTCTGATGACGACGACTCTGAGGATGGGGCAAACAAAAACACCGAGGAGGAGAAGAACAGAGATGACGTGGGCACCATGCAGTGGCTCCTGGAACGGGAGAAGGAAAGGGACTTGCAGAGGAAATTTGAGAAAAACCTCACCCTCCTGGCCCCGAAAGAAACcgacagcagcagcagccagaGAGCCACTCACTCAGCACGGCTGGACAGCAtggacagcagcagcatcacTGTGGACAGCGGGTTCAACTCCCCACG tactCGAGAGAGCCTGGCTTCCAACACTTCCAGCATTGTTGAAAGTAACCGACGGCAGAATCCTGCTTTGAGTCCGGCCCATGGTGGAGCTGGCCCAGCCTTCAACTTCCGAGCAAGTACGGACCCCCCAACAAATGAAGCTGAGAAATTACAGAAACCTTCCAACTGCTTGCAAGCTTCTGTTACTAGTGTGTGA